The Pseudomonas bijieensis DNA window ACGCTTGCGACGGTTTATCACCTTTAGAAGAAAGCCCCGCAGTGCTTATGCCCGAGTTTTCGGCTTGCGCACAATAACTGTGGAGCAACCTGTGGATAACCCGTTCATGGCTCCTTCCACCCCAAGAAAGGCATGGCTCGCAGCCGCTTGTTCAATTTTTAACCACCCATTTCAGGGCAAACCGGTGCCTGCGTCCAACTCTCGCGCTCCAAGCCGGTGCGAAATGTTTCTATGGCCGGTGCCCAGACTTCACGTAGAGCGCTCTAGCGAAAGGGCCAAGGTAATTTCCTGACCTTATGGCCAGGAAATTGCTTTATCCACAGGCATTCCTGTCCTTCGGCCCGAGCTTGTCATGTCCAACCCCGACTCCATCGCGCGCCTGCAATTGCGCAGTATCAGCAAACGCTATCCCGGTTGCCTGGCGAACGACGCCATCGACCTGAGTATCCAGCCCGGCGAGATCCACGCCCTGCTTGGGGAAAACGGCGCGGGTAAAAGTACCCTGATGAAGATTATCTACGGCGTCACCGCTGCCGATTCGGGCGAAGTGATCTGGCAAGGCCAGCGCGTCAACCTGCGCAATCCGGCCCAAGCCCGCAGCCTGGGAATCGGCATGGTGTTCCAGCATTTCTCGCTGTTCGAAACTCTCACCGTTGCACAGAACATTGCCCTGGCAATGGGCGCGGCGGCCGGTTCGCCGGCGCAGTTGGGACCGCGGATCCGCGACGTTTCCCAACGCTACGGCATGGCGCTGGAACCGCAGCGGCTGGTTCACAGCCTGTCGATTGGCGAGCGCCAGCGGGTGGAGATCATTCGCTGCCTGATGCAGGACATTCGCTTGCTGATTCTCGATGAACCGACCTCGGTGCTCACCCCTCAGGAAGCCGAAGAACTGTTCGTGACCCTGCGTCGCCTGGCGAGCGAGGGCTGCAGTATTTTGTTCATCAGCCACAAGCTCGGGGAGGTGCGAGCGTTGTGCCACAGCGCCACGGTGCTGCGCGGCGGGCGGGTGTCCGGGCATTGCACTCCGGCGCACTGCTCGGATCGGGAGCTGGCGCAGTTGATGGTTGGCCAAGCGGCCGGATTGATCACGGACTACCCGAAAGTCAGCGCAAACAAGGCCTTCCTGCAAATCGACAAGTTGTCCTGGCATAACCCGGACCCGTTCGGCTGCTCGTTGCGGGACATTGACCTTGAGGTACGCAGCGGCGAAATCGTTGGTATCGCCGGGGTCGCGGGCAATGGGCAGGACGAGTGGCTGGCATTGCTCAGCGGAGAAACGCCACTTCCCCGCCAGCAAGGTGAAACGATCCGATTCGACGGGCAACCCGTGGCGCACCTGCGCCCCGACGCCCGGCGCCGGCTCGGGCTGGCATTTGTCCCCGCCGAACGCCTGGGCCATGGCGCCGTGCCGCAATTGAGCCTGGCGGATAACGCCTTGCTCACTGCTTTCCAACAGGGCCTGGTCAGTCACGGGCTGATTCGACGTGGCAAGGTCGAGCACTTGGCCGAGGAGATCATCCGTCGTTTCGGCGTGAAGACACCTGACACTCGAACCCCGGCACGCAGCCTTTCGGGGGGCAACTTGCAGAAATTCATTCTCGGCCGAGAAATCCTGCAACAGCCGAAGCTGCTGGTGGCCGCTCACCCGACCTGGGGCGTGGACGTCGGCGCGGCCGCGACTATCCATCGCGCACTGATTGCCCTGCGCGATGCCGGCGCGGCCATTCTGGTGATTTCCGAAGACCTCGACGAACTGTTCCAAATCAGCGATCGCCTCGGTGCCTTGTGCGGTGGACGCCTGTCCGCCTTGAGGCCCACGCTCGAGACCCGCCTCAGCGACGTCGGCGGCTGGATGGCCGGCCAGTTCGACGCCCCTCAATCCCCCGGCCCCGCGTCGGCGTAACGGAGTTCTACATGCTGCTTTCTCTCGAACCTCGCGGCCAGCAATCGCGCCTGATGCTCTGGTGCTCGCCGCTGCTGGCCGCCGTGTTGACTCTGGCCTGTGGCTCGCTGCTGTTTATCGCCCTGGGGCACGACCCGTTGCAAACCTTGTACACCTTGTTGATCGCGCCGATCAGCGACCTGTACGGCGTGTCCGAGTGGTTGGTCAAGACCCTGCCGATCCTGCTCTGTGCCCTCGGCCTGGCAGTGGCCTATCAGGCGCGAATCTGGAACATCGGCGCTGAAGGCCAACTGCTGTTGGGCGCCCTGGCCGGCAGCGCCTTGGCGGTGAACATCATCGGCATGCAAAGTCGCTGGGCATTGGTGCTGATCCTGCTGACCGGCACCCTGGCCGGTGCGGCTTGGGCCGGACTGACGGCGTGGCTGCGCACGCGCTTCAATGCCAATGAAATTCTCACAAGCATCATGCTCAATTACATTGCGTTGAACCTGCTGCTGTTTTGCGTTCACGGGCCGTTGAAAGACCCGGCAGGGTTCAACTTTCCGGAGTCGGCGATGTTCGGCGAGGCCAGTCGCCTGCCGTTGTTGCTGGAGGATGGCCGGGTACATGCCGGGTTGTATTTCGCCCTGCTGGCGTTGGTGGCGGTGTGGGTATTGCTGCAGAAAAGCTTTGTCGGCTTTCAGATCAAGGTGCTGGGCCTCGACGCCCGCGCCGCCGGTTTCGCTGGTTTTCGCCAGAAGCCGCTGGTATGGCTGGCGCTGTTGATCAGCGGGGCCCTGGCCGGGCTGGCCGGTGTCTGCGAAGTGACCGGGCCGATCGGCCAACTGGTGCCGCAGGTGTCGCCGGGCTACGGCTATGCGGCAATTACCGTGGCGTTCCTGGGACGCCTCAACCCCATCGGTATTCTGTTTTCCAGCCTATTGATGGCGCTGTTGTACATCGGCGGCGAGAGCGCGCAGATGTCGCTGAACCTTCCCCAAGCGATCACCCAACTGTTCCAGGGGATGATGCTGTTTTTCCTGTTGGCCTGCGACGTACTGATCCTGTACCGGCCACGCCTGAACCTGCGCTGGGCCCGGCGCACCCAGACCACCGCCGTACAGGCAGGAGCGCTGTGATGGATATTGACCTGTTGAGCAATATTTTCTACGCCATGGTCCGCTGCGGCACGCCGTTGCTGCTGGTGGCCCTGGGGGAATTGGTCTGCGAGAAAAGTGGCGTCCTCAATCTGGGCCAGGAAGGCATGATGCTGTTCGGCGCGGTGATCGGTTTCATCGTCGCGTTCAACAGCGGCAACCTGTGGCTCGGCGTACTGCTGGCGATGGCCGCCGGGATGCTGTTGTCGGCGCTGTTCGCCATGGTGGCGCTGGTGTTCAACGCCAATCAGGTGGCCACCGGGTTGGCGCTGACGATTTTCGGCGTGGGCCTGTCGAGTTTTGTCGGGGCGGCCTGGGTCGGCAAACCGCTGGCGGGCTTCGAGCCGCTGGCCATTCCCTACCTGAGTGACATCCCATTGATCGGGCGGATGCTGTTTGCCCAGGACCTGCTGGTTTACCTGTCCTTCGCGCTGTTTGCCCTGGTGGCCTGGGTGATCGTGAAAAGTCGCGCTGGGTTGATCATCCAGGCCGTCGGCGAGAATCCCGATGCCGCCAGCGCCATGGGCCTGCCAGTGTTGCGGGTGCGAACCCTGGCGGTGCTGTTCGGCGGCGCCATGGCCGGGTTGGCCGGCGCCTACCTGTCGCTGGCCTACACGCCGATGTGGGCCGAGAACATGAGCGCCGGACGCGGCTGGATCGCCCTGGCGCTGGTGGTGTTCGCCAGTTGGCGAGTGTGGCGCCTGCTGCTGGGCGCCTACCTGTTCGGCCTCGCCAGCATCCTGCACCTGGTGGCCCAGGGGTTGGGGCTGGCGATTCCATCGAGTCTGCTGGCGATGCTGCCGTACGCCGCGACCATCGTGGTGCTGGTGCTGCTGTCGCGGGATGCCGTGCGCACCCGGCTGTATGCGCCGGTGTCGCTGGGGCAGCCTTGGCAGGCAGGGCATTGAGGTAGACCGCGGCGAGCCTATCGCGAGCAGGCTCGCTCCCACACTTGACCAGAGGCTCAGGTTCGACTCAGGTCCCCCTGTGGAAGCGAGCTTGCTCGTGATGAGTCCCGAACAGGCAATACCTGAACCAAACCCCACGCCAACTCGAGAAACAGGAAAACCCACAACACCGCATTGGCCCCATGAAGCAATGCATACAGCATCCAGGTCGAAAACAAAAACCGCCCCGCCGCGTCATAGCGCCCATACAGCGGCTGCGGATCCCGAATCCGCAGCACCGACCACACGCAGACTATCGAGCCCAGCAAATTCACCATCAGCAGATGCGCCGGCGCAAACGGCGGCAATTCTCCAGGCAGGTCAAGCAGCTGAGTCAGGCTCATCAACACACCATGCAACGCCGCAAAGCTCCACGGCGTCGCCAGCACGGCCGACACGATAAGGTCGTACCAGGCGCTGCCGCGCACCACCCGGCGATATTGCATCGAAGTCCACATACACTTTGCTCCAGATAATTGGGGGGAGCGAAGAGGCTAAAGCCTGGGGTATGCTCCAAGGTCAAGTCCTCTGGAGCTCCACAATGCGCATCGGTGAATTAGCCCAGGCCTGCGCCGTCAGTCGAGACACCCTGCGCTTCTACGAACAGCGCGGCCTGATCGCGGCGCAGCGTAGCGCCAACGGCTATCGCCACTACCCCGCCGATATGGTGCAACTGGTGCTCTACATCAAGACGGCCCAGCGCCTGGGCTTTACCCTGAGCGAAATCGGCGCCAGCGTCGCCGCCCTGTGGCAGGCGCAGGACCCTGACTGCGCCGTGACGCAACTGCTGCAAGACAAGCTGAACCTGATCGAAACCCGCATCACCGAACTCGACGCGTTGCGTCACGAGCTGAAACAACGGCTCGGGCAACGTTGTCCATTAAATCCGTGACCTTTTCACTCAAGGATGCCTTCATGAATTCGGCAAGAAACGCATTGATCATCGGCGCCTCCCGGGGCCTGGGCCTCGGCCTGGTGAAGACACTGCTCAGCGACGGCTGGAACGTGACCGCCACCGTGC harbors:
- a CDS encoding ABC transporter ATP-binding protein, producing MSNPDSIARLQLRSISKRYPGCLANDAIDLSIQPGEIHALLGENGAGKSTLMKIIYGVTAADSGEVIWQGQRVNLRNPAQARSLGIGMVFQHFSLFETLTVAQNIALAMGAAAGSPAQLGPRIRDVSQRYGMALEPQRLVHSLSIGERQRVEIIRCLMQDIRLLILDEPTSVLTPQEAEELFVTLRRLASEGCSILFISHKLGEVRALCHSATVLRGGRVSGHCTPAHCSDRELAQLMVGQAAGLITDYPKVSANKAFLQIDKLSWHNPDPFGCSLRDIDLEVRSGEIVGIAGVAGNGQDEWLALLSGETPLPRQQGETIRFDGQPVAHLRPDARRRLGLAFVPAERLGHGAVPQLSLADNALLTAFQQGLVSHGLIRRGKVEHLAEEIIRRFGVKTPDTRTPARSLSGGNLQKFILGREILQQPKLLVAAHPTWGVDVGAAATIHRALIALRDAGAAILVISEDLDELFQISDRLGALCGGRLSALRPTLETRLSDVGGWMAGQFDAPQSPGPASA
- a CDS encoding ABC transporter permease, translated to MDIDLLSNIFYAMVRCGTPLLLVALGELVCEKSGVLNLGQEGMMLFGAVIGFIVAFNSGNLWLGVLLAMAAGMLLSALFAMVALVFNANQVATGLALTIFGVGLSSFVGAAWVGKPLAGFEPLAIPYLSDIPLIGRMLFAQDLLVYLSFALFALVAWVIVKSRAGLIIQAVGENPDAASAMGLPVLRVRTLAVLFGGAMAGLAGAYLSLAYTPMWAENMSAGRGWIALALVVFASWRVWRLLLGAYLFGLASILHLVAQGLGLAIPSSLLAMLPYAATIVVLVLLSRDAVRTRLYAPVSLGQPWQAGH
- a CDS encoding MerR family transcriptional regulator produces the protein MRIGELAQACAVSRDTLRFYEQRGLIAAQRSANGYRHYPADMVQLVLYIKTAQRLGFTLSEIGASVAALWQAQDPDCAVTQLLQDKLNLIETRITELDALRHELKQRLGQRCPLNP
- a CDS encoding ABC transporter permease, producing MLLSLEPRGQQSRLMLWCSPLLAAVLTLACGSLLFIALGHDPLQTLYTLLIAPISDLYGVSEWLVKTLPILLCALGLAVAYQARIWNIGAEGQLLLGALAGSALAVNIIGMQSRWALVLILLTGTLAGAAWAGLTAWLRTRFNANEILTSIMLNYIALNLLLFCVHGPLKDPAGFNFPESAMFGEASRLPLLLEDGRVHAGLYFALLALVAVWVLLQKSFVGFQIKVLGLDARAAGFAGFRQKPLVWLALLISGALAGLAGVCEVTGPIGQLVPQVSPGYGYAAITVAFLGRLNPIGILFSSLLMALLYIGGESAQMSLNLPQAITQLFQGMMLFFLLACDVLILYRPRLNLRWARRTQTTAVQAGAL